One part of the Raphanus sativus cultivar WK10039 chromosome 7, ASM80110v3, whole genome shotgun sequence genome encodes these proteins:
- the LOC130497575 gene encoding uncharacterized protein LOC130497575, giving the protein MADGFNIYELRSWMYSHKDDSGRVTDAFLSGLETFMHQAGCTPITQESGKMFCPCRKCKNSKFARSETVWKHLLNRGFTPQYYIWYQHGEGYGGNEASSSNNFEAAGNSEEPNHLHNESSYHQEEQMVDHDRVQDMITDAFLETTTAIAHETGNVEEPNLDAKRFYEMLDAANQPIYTGCREGLSKLSLAARMMNIKTDHNLPENCMDAWAELFKEYLPEDNVSAESYYEIQKLVYSLGLPSEMIDVCIDNCMIYWKDDEKLEECRFCKKPRFKPQGRGRNRVPYQRMWYLPIKDRLKRLYQSERTAAWMRWHAEHVQKDGEVAHPSDARAWKHFNKVYPDFAENIRNVYLGLCTDGFSPFGMSGRQYSLWPVILTPYNLPPDMCMEQEFLFLTILIPGPKHPKRSLDVFLQPLIQELKELWSEGVRTYDCSTKTNFTMRAVLLWTISDFPAYGMLSGWTTHGRLSCPYCHGSTDAFQLKNGRKSCWFDCHRRFLPVAHPYRRNKTLFRKNKVVRDSPPPYLTGQQIEEDIDYYGAQKTVKQGGNWHVPGNMPDGYGVSHNWHKKSIFWELPYWKDLLLRHNLDVMHIEKNFFDNIMNTILNVPGKTKDNKKSRMDLPDICSRSELHIKSNGNVPVPIFRLSSEAKSTLFDWVASEVKFPDGYVSNLSRCVERGQKFSGMKSHDCHVFMQRLLPFAFAELLPTNVHEALAAIGAFFRDLSTRTFKEEVIEQLHENIPIIVCNLEKIFPPSFFDVMEHLVVHLPYEALLRGPVHNGWMYPYERSMKHLKGKARNLAKVEGSIVAGSLTAETSNFTSYYFASTVRTRKRVPRRYDDGGVPQSYAVDGVPDIFCQIGRFGGKLREVWWSSDEDKHSAHTYILLNCEDAVMRSFESLFVSQVEEAIPGISGTEVDARKDKHFVKWLKGQVDYDDPYYPVWFHDLIQGPVAKVTTSSMYFTRGFTFHTYEYGRRRATSNYGICVKGETDFYGILQEIIEVEFPGLLKLKCVLFKCEWFDPVENRGVRFNKFGVVDIHSGRRYNKFEPFILASQAEQVSFLPYPRLRSSGINWLTAIKITPRGRIVAGEEPPLQEEDAINEVEVPDQQTDEILLIDPDNRQYEDLPEDVTDEAREDEFDRSDDDHCSDVDENSNDSS; this is encoded by the exons atggctGATGGCTTCAATATTTACGAGTTACGAAGTTGGATGTATTCGCATAAAGATGATTCCGGTAGAGTGACGGATGCATTTCTAAGCGGGCTAGAGACATTCATGCACCAGGCGGGCTGTACACCGATCACGcaggaaagcggtaagatgttctgcccttgtcggaaatgcaagaattcaaaatttgctCGTAGTGAAACTGTATGGAAGCACTTACTAAACAGAGGATTTAcaccacaatattatatttggtatcaacATGGGGAGGGTTATGGTggaaatgaagctagtagtagtaataattttgaagctgctggtaatagtgaagaaccgaatcatttgcataatgaatctagttatcatcaggaggagcagatggtagatcatgatagggttcaagacatgattactgatgcatttttagaaacaactactgcaatagctcatgaaactggaaatgtagaagaacctaatttggatgcaaaaaggttttatgaaatgttagatgctgcaaatcaaccaatctacactggttgtagagaaggtctctctaaattgtctctagcagctaggatgatgaacaTTAAAACGGATCATAATTTACCTGAGAATTGCATGGATGCTTGGGCGGagttgttcaaagagtatttgccagaagacaacgtgtcagctgaatcttattatgagattcagaaattggtttatagtcttgggttgccttcggagatgatagatgtttgcatcgacaactgcatgatctactggaaggatgatgagaagttagaagagtgtcgattctgcaagaaaccacgattcaagccgcaaggacgtgggaggaatagggtaccgtaccaaaggatgtggtacctacccaTTAAAGACAGGTTAAAAAGATTATACCAATCGGAGAGGACTGCTGCATGGATGAGGTGGCATGCTGAACATGTCCAGAAGGATGGCGAGGTCGCTCACCCATCAGATGCAAGggcgtggaaacatttcaacAAGGTATACCCAGATTTCGCTGAAAATATTCGGAATGTCTATCTTGGGTTATGCaccgatggatttagtccatttggtATGTCTGGGAGACAGTATTCTTTGTGGCCAGTTATTCTTACGCCGTACAACCTGCCGCCGGATATGTGCATGGAACAAGAAtttctattcttgaccatattaatcccTGGGCCGAAGCATCCAAAACGGTCGTTGGATGTATTTCTTCAACCACTGATACAGGAGCTAAAGGAGTTGTGGTCAGAAGGGGTAAGAACTTATGATTGTTCCACGAAAACcaattttacgatgcgagcaGTTCTGCTGTGGacgataagtgactttcctgcttatggaATGTTGTCTGGCTGGACAACTCATGGAAggttatcttgtccatattgtcatGGATCTACGGATgcttttcaactgaagaatggtagaaagagttgttggtttgattgtcatcgtcgatttcttccTGTTGCCCATCCTTACAGAAGAaataagacattgtttaggaaaaacaaagttgtcAGAGACAGTCCTCCTCCATATCTCACAGGCCAGCAGATCGAGGAGGACATTGATTATTACGGAGCTCAGAAAACTGTGAAGCAAGGAGGAAACTGGCATGTTCCTGGTAATATGCCTGATGGGTATGGGGTTTCTCAcaattggcataagaaaagtatattttgggagctaCCTTACTGGAAAGATCTTCTTTTACGCCACAACTtggatgtgatgcatatagagaagaacttttttgacaacatcatgaatacaatactgAACGTCccagggaagacaaaagataacaaaaagtcAAGGATGGACTTACccgatatttgctcaagaagtgaGTTACATATCAAGAGCAATGGAAATGTTCCTGTTCCCATCTTTCGATTGTCATCAGAAGCGAAGTCAACTTTGTTTGACTGGGTTGCATCAGAAGTGAAGTTTCCTGATGGTTACGTTTCAAATCTGTCAAGATGTGTTGAACGAGGTCAAAAGTTCTCAggaatgaagagtcatgattgtcatgtgtttatgcaacgactacttccatTCGCTTTTGCTGAGCTCCTTCCAACAaatgtacatgaagcacttgcag CGATCGGAGCTTTCTTCAGAGACCTTAGCACACGTACGTTCAAGGAAGAAGTCATCGAACAACTTCATGAGAACATCCCGATCATAGTGTGCAACctagagaagatatttcctccatcattttttgacgtcatggaacatCTAGTTGTCCACCTCCCGTACGAAGCATTACTTCGCGGACCTGTTCACaatggatggatgtatccaTATGAGCGCTCTATGAAACATTTGAAGGGGAAAGCAAGAAATCTTGCAAAGGTGGAAGGTTCGATTGTGGCTGGAAGTTTGACAGCAGAAACATCTAACTTCACATCATACTACTTTGCTTCAACGGTTCGTACGAGGAAAAGAGTTCctagaagatatgatgatggtggagtaCCGCAATCTTATGCAGTAGACGGTGTTCCTGACATTTTCTGCCAAATTGGACGGTTTGGTGGTAAACTGAGAGAAGTATGGTGGTCCAGTGATGAGGATAAGCATAGTGCCCACACTTATATTCTGCTCAACTGCGAGGATGCTGTGATGCGTTCTTTTGAAAG CTTGTTTGTATCTCAAGTTGAAGAAGCAATACCAGGAATATCCGGAACCGAGGTGGATGCAAGGAAAGATAAGCACTTTGTCAAGTGGTTAAAAGGACag GTTGATTATGACGATCCATATTATCCTGTATGGTTTCATGATTTGATCCAAGGTCCAGTagcaaaggtcaccacatcatCTATGTACTTCACACGAGGTTTCACTTTTCATACATATGAGTATGGGAGACGTCGGGCAACAAGCAACTACGGGatatgtgtgaaaggtgaaacagacttttacgggatcttgcaagagattattgaagtggaatttccagggtTGTTGAAGCTAAAATGTGTCCTCTTCAAATGCGAGTGGTTCGACCCGGTGGAGAACCgtggtgttcggtttaacaaatttggtGTTGTGGATATCCATTCTGGGAGAAGAtataacaaattcgagcctttcatcttagcttcccAAGCCGAACAAGTTAGCTTCCTTCCATACCCTCGCCTTCGAAGTTCTGGGATAAATTGGTTAACTGCTATCAAAATAACACCTCGTGGACGGATTGttgctggagaagaaccacctttgcaagaagaagatgcaatcaatgaagttgaggtacctgatcaacaaactgatgaaattcttttgatcgacccggataaccgtcaatatgaagatcttcccgaaGATGTGACGGATGAAGCACGTGAAGATGAGTTCGATAGAAGCGATGATGATCATTGTAGTGATGTTGATGAGAACTCAAATGATTCTTcatga